The following are encoded together in the Scomber japonicus isolate fScoJap1 chromosome 20, fScoJap1.pri, whole genome shotgun sequence genome:
- the zgc:56095 gene encoding ferritin, lower subunit-like, whose protein sequence is MQSVVKQNLHAECEGDINKLINLKLNASYTYLALGMYFDRDDVALPKFSSFFLERSLKEREQTEMLLEYQNMRGGRILLQTISKPSREDWRGGLDAISFSLDYQKSLNTCILDVHRRAGSHTDPHLCDYLEQNFLIDSHDTIKKLGDYVGSLTRITASETHGAMGEYLFDKHTL, encoded by the exons ATGCAGTCTGTGGTGAAACAAAACCTCCATGCGGAGTGCGAAGGAGACATCAATAAACTCATAAACCTGAAGCTCAACGCATCCTACACCTACCTTGCTCTG GGGATGTATTTTGACAGGGATGATGTTGCCTTGCCAAAATTCTCCAGTTTTTTCCTGGAGCGTTCATTGAAGGAGAGGGAGCAGACTGAGATGCTGCTGGAATATCAGAACATGAGAGGAGGCCGAATTTTGCTTCAGACTATTTCT AAACCAAGTAGAGAGGATTGGAGAGGCGGTCTGGATGCCATTTCCTTTTCCCTGGACTACCAGAAGTCCTTGAACACTTGTATCCTTGATGTGCACCGCAGAGCTGGCAGCCACACTGACCCTCAT CTGTGTGACTATCTGGAGCAGAACTTTCTCATCGACAGCCACGACACCATCAAGAAGCTCGGCGACTATGTCGGCAGTCTGACCCGCATCACTGCATCGGAGACCCACGGTGCTATGGGAGAATACCTCTTTGATAAACACACTCTGTAA